AGAAGAGCGGCTGATGCGGGAGTTCGCCAAGGCGGCCGGGCTGCGCTATTGAACGAGCGGCGAAACGCCGCCCGGCGGCTCAGCGGATCCGGCCCCCTCCGACGAGCACATCGCCACGGAAGATGACTCCCGACTGCCCGGGCGTGACGGCACGCTCGGGTCGCTCCAGCCGCAGCTCGATCCGCTCCTCGTCCACCCTCACCACCCGCGCCGGGATCACCGGCGCGCGGTGTCTCACCTGCACGCCCACGCGCTCGCCCGCCACGGGCGGGTCGGCCAGCCAGTTGAGGTCGCCGAGGACGACGTCGTCGCGCTCCAGCTCCGCGGCCGTGCCGACCACGACCTCCCGGGTGGAGGGCCGAACGCTCAACACGTACAGCGGGCGCGGGAAGCCGCCTCCCAGGCCCCTCCGCTGGCCGACCGTGTACCGGGCGTAGCCCTGGTGCTGGCCGATCACCGTTCCGTCGGACGTGACCAGCGGCCCCGGCGTCAGGGCGGGATGGTCTGCGCCCAACCGGCTGGCCAGGAACGCCGCGTAGTCCCCTTCCGGCACGAAGCAGATCTCCTGCGACTCGGGCTTGTCCGCGGTCACGAGCCCCAGCGCCCGGGCACGGGCCCGGACCTCCGCCTTGGTCAGCTCCGCGAGCGGGAAGCGGAGGTGCGGGAGCACGTCGCGCGGCACGCCCCACAGGAAGTAGGTCTGGTCCTTCTGCGCGTCCGCGGCGC
The genomic region above belongs to bacterium and contains:
- a CDS encoding tRNA 2-thiouridine(34) synthase MnmA, producing the protein MTIMVAMSGGVDSSVAAALLVEQGHRVIGATIKTFCYSGTAGPSRTCCGLDGIQDARRVCDRLGIPHYVFDMEESFTRDVIDDFVAEYAAGRTPNPCVRCNSSTKIPDLLRRGRMLGADAVATGHYARIERTADGTWVLRRAADAQKDQTYFLWGVPRDVLPHLRFPLAELTKAEVRARARALGLVTADKPESQEICFVPEGDYAAFLASRLGADHPALTPGPLVTSDGTVIGQHQGYARYTVGQRRGLGGGFPRPLYVLSVRPSTREVVVGTAAELERDDVVLGDLNWLADPPVAGERVGVQVRHRAPVIPARVVRVDEERIELRLERPERAVTPGQSGVIFRGDVLVGGGRIR